One part of the Vitis riparia cultivar Riparia Gloire de Montpellier isolate 1030 chromosome 6, EGFV_Vit.rip_1.0, whole genome shotgun sequence genome encodes these proteins:
- the LOC117915958 gene encoding uncharacterized protein At1g24485-like yields the protein MANLLILILLALSTLSWNIAESLSIDCGSSTVYSDEGWIGDEAYIQNGESKRVQSGNSVSQVMDTLRVFSSRNKNCYSLVAEKGEKVLVRASFYYGNYDQKASPPTFALQFDGNPWATVVTSSDLVIDYEAIYAVKGDSTSVCVAQTQANQFPFISALEMASLGSNMYSSLDSNYALFLRRRVAFGANETISDAYDRIWVPGVAVNGLTAVTSDALVIDSTTAEDDPPQAVLQNAITTSRTSESITIGTNLPAVEVPIYINAYFSEVTTLDSTQKRYLEINLDDNPVSNPIIPPYQEVLEVTITNLTASSNNNLSLVATSDSTLPPLINALEIFSISNELTDGTDSNDVEQLASLQVLYPILGQWGGDPCLPSPFTWDWVNCSTDAAPRVTALYLSGFELYSSFPDLSSMDALEIIDLHNNSLVGDIPDYLGTMPNLKQLNLADNDFSGTLPTSISNNKNLKLIVTGNKNLCISGKSCQTSDTNTGTSFDDPEFTTSSGKKKSNKLPAILGSTIPTFFLLWAIVGVFIIVRQRRKAAAVTAMSAAGQNGGASRPNGNSVNVQMVGKISQAVMNEFNNNNNNTGEQTTLEIQDQMTDQQTYEGEYISRNA from the exons ATGGCCAACCTCCTTATCTTAATTCTTTTAGCCCTTTCTACCCTGTCCTGGAACATCGCAG AGTCTTTAAGCATAGATTGCGGGTCATCCACTGTTTACAGTGATGAAGGATGGATCGGAGACGAGGCCTATATACAGAATGGAGAGTCCAAACGGGTTCAATCTGGCAATTCGGTGTCTCAGGTGATGGACACTTTGAGGGTTTTCTCGAGCCGTAACAAGAATTGTTACTCTCTAGTAGCTGAGAAAGGAGAGAAAGTTCTGGTTCGTGCCAGCTTTTACTATGGAAATTACGACCAGAAGGCATCTCCCCCTACCTTTGCTCTGCAGTTTGATGGGAACCCTTGGGCCACAGTAGTGACTTCAAGTGATCTAGTCATTGACTATGAAGCTATATATGCCGTAAAGGGAGATTCTACAAGTGTATGTGTTGCTCAGACACAGGCTAATCAATTTCCCTTCATATCAGCACTTGAAATGGCAAGCTTGGGATCAAACATGTACAGCTCTTTGGATTCAAACTATGCTTTGTTTCTGAGAAGGAGGGTTGCTTTCGGTGCAAACGAAACTATAAG TGATGCATATGATCGAATTTGGGTTCCCGGAGTAGCTGTCAATGGATTAACTGCAGTCACAAGTGATGCACTAGTTATTGACAGTACCACTGCAGAAGATGATCCTCCACAAGCTGTGCTGCAAAATGCAATAACCACCTCAAGGACGTCGGAATCCATAACTATTGGCACCAATCTTCCGGCCGTTGAAGTTCCGATCTATATCAATGCATACTTTTCTGAAGTTACCACGCTTGATTCAACCCAGAAGAGATACTTGGAGATCAACCTGGACGACAATCCTGTCTCAAATCCCATAATCCCACCCTACCAAGAAGTACTGGAAGTAACCATCACCAACCTGACTGCTTCGTCCAATAATAACTTGTCTTTGGTGGCTACCTCTGATTCAACGCTTCCTCCTCTCATCAATGCCCTGGAGATTTTTTCAATCAGCAATGAGCTAACTGATGGGACAGATAGCAATGATG TGGAACAGTTAGCTTCGCTGCAAGTCCTATATCCTATACTAGGGCAATGGGGTGGCGACCCTTGTCTTCCCTCACCATTTACATGGGACTGGGTCAATTGTAGTACTGATGCTGCACCTCGAGTAACAGCTTT GTATCTCAGTGGCTTCGAGCTATATAGTTCATTTCCAGATTTGAGTTCCATGGATGCCCTTGAAATAAT AGATCTGCACAATAACAGCTTGGTGGGTGATATTCCCGATTACCTTGGCACCATGCCCAATCTAAAACAATT AAATTTGGCGGATAATGATTTCAGTGGAACTCTGCCCACTTCAATCTCAAACAATAAAAACCTAAAACTAAT TGTAACGGGGAATAAGAACTTGTGCATCTCTGGAAAGTCATGTCAGACAAGCGACACCAACACCGGGACCTCCTTTGATGATCCAGAATTTACAACTTCTTCGGGCAAGAAGAAGAGTAACAAGCTACCTGCTATACTTGGTTCCACAATTCCAACTTTCTTTCTCTTGTGGGCTATTGTGGGAGTTTTCATCATAGTGCGGCAAAGGAGAAAAGCTGCAGCAGTGACTGCAATGAGCGCAGCTG GACAAAATGGTGGAGCCAGTAGGCCTAATGGAAATTCAGTCAATGTACAAATGGTGGGAAAAATAAGCCAAGCTGTGATGAATGAGttcaataacaacaacaataatactGGGGAGCAAACAACGTTGGAGATTCAGGATCAAATGACTGATCAGCAAACGTACGAAGGGGAGTATATTAGCAGGAATGCTTGA
- the LOC117916422 gene encoding probable NOT transcription complex subunit VIP2 isoform X4, giving the protein MSGLLNSSLNGSTSNLQDSNGRSFATSFSAQSGAASPVFHHSGSIQGLHNIHGSFNVPNMPGTLASRNSTINSVPSGGVQQPTGNLSSGRYASNSLPVALSQISHGSSHGHSGVANRGGISVVGSPGYSSSTNGVGGSIPGILPTSAAIANRSAVPGLGVSPILGNAGPRITSSMGNIVGGGNIGRSISSGGGLSVPGIASRLNLAANSGSGSLNVQGPNRLMSGVLQQASPQVISMLGNSYPSAGGPLSQGHVQTVNNLSSMGMLNDVNSNENSPFDINDFPQLTSRPSSSGGPQGQLGSLRKQGLGVSPIVQQNQEFSIQNEDFPALPGFKGGNADYAMDLHQKEQFHDNTVSMMQSQHFSMGRSAGFNLGGSYSSHRPQQQQQHAPAVSSSGVSFSPVNNQDLLHLHGSDIFPSSHSTYHSQTSGPPGIGLRPLNSPNTVSGMGSYDQLIQQYQQHQNQSQFRLQQMSAVSQAFRDQGMKSMQATQAAPDPFGLLGLLSVIRMSDPDLTSLALGIDLTTLGLNLNSAENLHKTFGSPWSDEPAKGDPEFSVPQCYYAKQPPALHQGYFLKFQVETLFYIFYRLLMTHEF; this is encoded by the exons ATGTCGGGGTTACTCAAT TCTTCTCTCAATGGATCAACTTCAAACCTTCAAGATAGCAATGGGAGATCTTTTGCGACATCTTTTTCAGCTCAATCTGGTGCAGCATCTCCTGTTTTTCATCACAGTG GAAGTATTCAAGGCTTACACAATATTCATGGGAGCTTTAACGTTCCCAACATGCCTGGAACACTTGCATCAAGAAACTCAACAATAAACAGTGTTCCTTCTGGTGGGGTTCAACAACCTACTGGAAACCTTTCCAGTGGACGATATGCATCAAATAGTCTTCCAGTTGCACTTTCTCAG ATATCTCATGGGAGCTCACATGGACATTCAGGAGTCGCAAATAGAGGAGGTATAAGCGTTGTAGGAAGCCCTGGATATAGTAGTAGCACCAATGGAGTTGGTGGTTCTATTCCTGGAATTCTCCCTACCTCTGCAGCAATTGCTAACCGGAGTGCTGTCCCAGGACTGGGAGTATCTCCAATATTGGGAAATGCAGGTCCTCGGATTACGAGTTCAATGGGAAACATAGTTGGTGGAGGCAACATTGGGAGGAGCATTAGCTCTGGTGGAGGATTATCTGTGCCCGGTATTGCTTCTCGCTTAAATTTAGCTGCAAATAGTGGATCGGGAAGTTTAAATGTCCAAGGACCAAATAGATTAATGAGTGGTGTGCTTCAGCAAG CATCTCCACAGGTGATTTCTATGCTAGGAAATTCCTATCCTTCTGCTGGAGGTCCATTATCTCAAGGCCATGTCCAAACAGTCAATAATCTGAGCTCGATGGGGATGTTGAATGACGTGAACTCCAATGAAAATTCCCCCTTTGATATTAATGATTTCCCTCAGTTGACAAGTCGACCTAGTTCTTCTGGAGGACCTCAAGGACAATTGG GTTCCCTGAGAAAACAAGGTCTTGGAGTTAGTCCTATTGTTCAACAGAATCAAGAGTTCAGCATCCAAAATGAGGATTTTCCAGCTTTACCGGGATTTAAAG GTGGTAATGCTGATTATGCTATGGATTTGCACCAGAAAGAACAATTTCATGACAATACTGTATCTATGATGCAATCTCAGCACTTCTCT ATGGGAAGATCTGCTGGGTTCAACTTGGGGGGATCATACTCCTCTCATCGTCCACAGCAACAACAGCAACATGCTCCTGCAGTCAGTAGTAGTGGTGTCTCCTTTTCACCAGTAAACAATCAGGATCTCCTTCATTTGCATGGCTCAGATATCTTCCCATCTTCTCACTCAACCTATCACTCACAG ACAAGTGGACCTCCTGGTATTGGATTAAGACCTTTAAATTCTCCAAATACTGTTTCTGGTATGGGGTCATATGACCAGCTTATCCAGCAATATCAACAACACCAGAACCAGTCCCAATTTCGCTTGCAACAAATGTCAGCTGTTAGTCAGGCATTTAGGGATCAGGGCATGAAGTCGATGCAGGCTACACAAGCTGCTCCGGATCCATTTGGTTTGCTTGGCTTGTTAAGTGTAATAAGGATGAGTGACCCTGATTTGACATCTCTTGCCCTTGGAATTGATCTAACAACACTTGGGTTGAACTTGAACTCGGCCGAAAATCTTCACAAGACTTTTGGTTCCCCGTGGTCTGACGAGCCAGCCAAAGGAGATCCAGAGTTCAGCGTGCCTCAGTGTTATTATGCTAAACAACCACCTGCTCTACAT CAAGGTTACTTCTTGAAGTTCCAGGTGGAgacattgttttatattttctatag ACTCCTTATGACTCATGAGTTCTGA
- the LOC117916422 gene encoding probable NOT transcription complex subunit VIP2 isoform X2: MSGLLNSSLNGSTSNLQDSNGRSFATSFSAQSGAASPVFHHSGSIQGLHNIHGSFNVPNMPGTLASRNSTINSVPSGGVQQPTGNLSSGRYASNSLPVALSQISHGSSHGHSGVANRGGLGVSPILGNAGPRITSSMGNIVGGGNIGRSISSGGGLSVPGIASRLNLAANSGSGSLNVQGPNRLMSGVLQQASPQVISMLGNSYPSAGGPLSQGHVQTVNNLSSMGMLNDVNSNENSPFDINDFPQLTSRPSSSGGPQGQLGSLRKQGLGVSPIVQQNQEFSIQNEDFPALPGFKGGNADYAMDLHQKEQFHDNTVSMMQSQHFSMGRSAGFNLGGSYSSHRPQQQQQHAPAVSSSGVSFSPVNNQDLLHLHGSDIFPSSHSTYHSQTSGPPGIGLRPLNSPNTVSGMGSYDQLIQQYQQHQNQSQFRLQQMSAVSQAFRDQGMKSMQATQAAPDPFGLLGLLSVIRMSDPDLTSLALGIDLTTLGLNLNSAENLHKTFGSPWSDEPAKGDPEFSVPQCYYAKQPPALHQGYFLKFQVETLFYIFYSMPKDEAQLYAANELYNRGWFFHREHRLWFIRVANMEPLVKTNTYERGSYLCFDPNTWESVRKDNFVLYYELLEKKPPLPQH, encoded by the exons ATGTCGGGGTTACTCAAT TCTTCTCTCAATGGATCAACTTCAAACCTTCAAGATAGCAATGGGAGATCTTTTGCGACATCTTTTTCAGCTCAATCTGGTGCAGCATCTCCTGTTTTTCATCACAGTG GAAGTATTCAAGGCTTACACAATATTCATGGGAGCTTTAACGTTCCCAACATGCCTGGAACACTTGCATCAAGAAACTCAACAATAAACAGTGTTCCTTCTGGTGGGGTTCAACAACCTACTGGAAACCTTTCCAGTGGACGATATGCATCAAATAGTCTTCCAGTTGCACTTTCTCAG ATATCTCATGGGAGCTCACATGGACATTCAGGAGTCGCAAATAGAGGAG GACTGGGAGTATCTCCAATATTGGGAAATGCAGGTCCTCGGATTACGAGTTCAATGGGAAACATAGTTGGTGGAGGCAACATTGGGAGGAGCATTAGCTCTGGTGGAGGATTATCTGTGCCCGGTATTGCTTCTCGCTTAAATTTAGCTGCAAATAGTGGATCGGGAAGTTTAAATGTCCAAGGACCAAATAGATTAATGAGTGGTGTGCTTCAGCAAG CATCTCCACAGGTGATTTCTATGCTAGGAAATTCCTATCCTTCTGCTGGAGGTCCATTATCTCAAGGCCATGTCCAAACAGTCAATAATCTGAGCTCGATGGGGATGTTGAATGACGTGAACTCCAATGAAAATTCCCCCTTTGATATTAATGATTTCCCTCAGTTGACAAGTCGACCTAGTTCTTCTGGAGGACCTCAAGGACAATTGG GTTCCCTGAGAAAACAAGGTCTTGGAGTTAGTCCTATTGTTCAACAGAATCAAGAGTTCAGCATCCAAAATGAGGATTTTCCAGCTTTACCGGGATTTAAAG GTGGTAATGCTGATTATGCTATGGATTTGCACCAGAAAGAACAATTTCATGACAATACTGTATCTATGATGCAATCTCAGCACTTCTCT ATGGGAAGATCTGCTGGGTTCAACTTGGGGGGATCATACTCCTCTCATCGTCCACAGCAACAACAGCAACATGCTCCTGCAGTCAGTAGTAGTGGTGTCTCCTTTTCACCAGTAAACAATCAGGATCTCCTTCATTTGCATGGCTCAGATATCTTCCCATCTTCTCACTCAACCTATCACTCACAG ACAAGTGGACCTCCTGGTATTGGATTAAGACCTTTAAATTCTCCAAATACTGTTTCTGGTATGGGGTCATATGACCAGCTTATCCAGCAATATCAACAACACCAGAACCAGTCCCAATTTCGCTTGCAACAAATGTCAGCTGTTAGTCAGGCATTTAGGGATCAGGGCATGAAGTCGATGCAGGCTACACAAGCTGCTCCGGATCCATTTGGTTTGCTTGGCTTGTTAAGTGTAATAAGGATGAGTGACCCTGATTTGACATCTCTTGCCCTTGGAATTGATCTAACAACACTTGGGTTGAACTTGAACTCGGCCGAAAATCTTCACAAGACTTTTGGTTCCCCGTGGTCTGACGAGCCAGCCAAAGGAGATCCAGAGTTCAGCGTGCCTCAGTGTTATTATGCTAAACAACCACCTGCTCTACAT CAAGGTTACTTCTTGAAGTTCCAGGTGGAgacattgttttatattttctatag CATGCCGAAAGACGAAGCCCAATTATATGCTGCAAATGAACT CTACAACCGAGGCTGGTTTTTCCACAGAGAGCACCGGCTGTGGTTCATAAGGGTTGCTAACATGGAGCCACTTGTTAAGACAAACACATATGAGAGAGGATCTTATCTTTGTTTTGACCCAAACACATGGGAGTCAGTCCGAAAG GATAATTTCGTTCTCTATTATGAACTGTTGGAAAAGAAACCACCTCTACCGCAACATTAA
- the LOC117916422 gene encoding probable NOT transcription complex subunit VIP2 isoform X3, translated as MPGTLASRNSTINSVPSGGVQQPTGNLSSGRYASNSLPVALSQISHGSSHGHSGVANRGGISVVGSPGYSSSTNGVGGSIPGILPTSAAIANRSAVPGLGVSPILGNAGPRITSSMGNIVGGGNIGRSISSGGGLSVPGIASRLNLAANSGSGSLNVQGPNRLMSGVLQQASPQVISMLGNSYPSAGGPLSQGHVQTVNNLSSMGMLNDVNSNENSPFDINDFPQLTSRPSSSGGPQGQLGSLRKQGLGVSPIVQQNQEFSIQNEDFPALPGFKGGNADYAMDLHQKEQFHDNTVSMMQSQHFSMGRSAGFNLGGSYSSHRPQQQQQHAPAVSSSGVSFSPVNNQDLLHLHGSDIFPSSHSTYHSQTSGPPGIGLRPLNSPNTVSGMGSYDQLIQQYQQHQNQSQFRLQQMSAVSQAFRDQGMKSMQATQAAPDPFGLLGLLSVIRMSDPDLTSLALGIDLTTLGLNLNSAENLHKTFGSPWSDEPAKGDPEFSVPQCYYAKQPPALHQGYFLKFQVETLFYIFYSMPKDEAQLYAANELYNRGWFFHREHRLWFIRVANMEPLVKTNTYERGSYLCFDPNTWESVRKDNFVLYYELLEKKPPLPQH; from the exons ATGCCTGGAACACTTGCATCAAGAAACTCAACAATAAACAGTGTTCCTTCTGGTGGGGTTCAACAACCTACTGGAAACCTTTCCAGTGGACGATATGCATCAAATAGTCTTCCAGTTGCACTTTCTCAG ATATCTCATGGGAGCTCACATGGACATTCAGGAGTCGCAAATAGAGGAGGTATAAGCGTTGTAGGAAGCCCTGGATATAGTAGTAGCACCAATGGAGTTGGTGGTTCTATTCCTGGAATTCTCCCTACCTCTGCAGCAATTGCTAACCGGAGTGCTGTCCCAGGACTGGGAGTATCTCCAATATTGGGAAATGCAGGTCCTCGGATTACGAGTTCAATGGGAAACATAGTTGGTGGAGGCAACATTGGGAGGAGCATTAGCTCTGGTGGAGGATTATCTGTGCCCGGTATTGCTTCTCGCTTAAATTTAGCTGCAAATAGTGGATCGGGAAGTTTAAATGTCCAAGGACCAAATAGATTAATGAGTGGTGTGCTTCAGCAAG CATCTCCACAGGTGATTTCTATGCTAGGAAATTCCTATCCTTCTGCTGGAGGTCCATTATCTCAAGGCCATGTCCAAACAGTCAATAATCTGAGCTCGATGGGGATGTTGAATGACGTGAACTCCAATGAAAATTCCCCCTTTGATATTAATGATTTCCCTCAGTTGACAAGTCGACCTAGTTCTTCTGGAGGACCTCAAGGACAATTGG GTTCCCTGAGAAAACAAGGTCTTGGAGTTAGTCCTATTGTTCAACAGAATCAAGAGTTCAGCATCCAAAATGAGGATTTTCCAGCTTTACCGGGATTTAAAG GTGGTAATGCTGATTATGCTATGGATTTGCACCAGAAAGAACAATTTCATGACAATACTGTATCTATGATGCAATCTCAGCACTTCTCT ATGGGAAGATCTGCTGGGTTCAACTTGGGGGGATCATACTCCTCTCATCGTCCACAGCAACAACAGCAACATGCTCCTGCAGTCAGTAGTAGTGGTGTCTCCTTTTCACCAGTAAACAATCAGGATCTCCTTCATTTGCATGGCTCAGATATCTTCCCATCTTCTCACTCAACCTATCACTCACAG ACAAGTGGACCTCCTGGTATTGGATTAAGACCTTTAAATTCTCCAAATACTGTTTCTGGTATGGGGTCATATGACCAGCTTATCCAGCAATATCAACAACACCAGAACCAGTCCCAATTTCGCTTGCAACAAATGTCAGCTGTTAGTCAGGCATTTAGGGATCAGGGCATGAAGTCGATGCAGGCTACACAAGCTGCTCCGGATCCATTTGGTTTGCTTGGCTTGTTAAGTGTAATAAGGATGAGTGACCCTGATTTGACATCTCTTGCCCTTGGAATTGATCTAACAACACTTGGGTTGAACTTGAACTCGGCCGAAAATCTTCACAAGACTTTTGGTTCCCCGTGGTCTGACGAGCCAGCCAAAGGAGATCCAGAGTTCAGCGTGCCTCAGTGTTATTATGCTAAACAACCACCTGCTCTACAT CAAGGTTACTTCTTGAAGTTCCAGGTGGAgacattgttttatattttctatag CATGCCGAAAGACGAAGCCCAATTATATGCTGCAAATGAACT CTACAACCGAGGCTGGTTTTTCCACAGAGAGCACCGGCTGTGGTTCATAAGGGTTGCTAACATGGAGCCACTTGTTAAGACAAACACATATGAGAGAGGATCTTATCTTTGTTTTGACCCAAACACATGGGAGTCAGTCCGAAAG GATAATTTCGTTCTCTATTATGAACTGTTGGAAAAGAAACCACCTCTACCGCAACATTAA
- the LOC117916422 gene encoding probable NOT transcription complex subunit VIP2 isoform X1 has protein sequence MSGLLNSSLNGSTSNLQDSNGRSFATSFSAQSGAASPVFHHSGSIQGLHNIHGSFNVPNMPGTLASRNSTINSVPSGGVQQPTGNLSSGRYASNSLPVALSQISHGSSHGHSGVANRGGISVVGSPGYSSSTNGVGGSIPGILPTSAAIANRSAVPGLGVSPILGNAGPRITSSMGNIVGGGNIGRSISSGGGLSVPGIASRLNLAANSGSGSLNVQGPNRLMSGVLQQASPQVISMLGNSYPSAGGPLSQGHVQTVNNLSSMGMLNDVNSNENSPFDINDFPQLTSRPSSSGGPQGQLGSLRKQGLGVSPIVQQNQEFSIQNEDFPALPGFKGGNADYAMDLHQKEQFHDNTVSMMQSQHFSMGRSAGFNLGGSYSSHRPQQQQQHAPAVSSSGVSFSPVNNQDLLHLHGSDIFPSSHSTYHSQTSGPPGIGLRPLNSPNTVSGMGSYDQLIQQYQQHQNQSQFRLQQMSAVSQAFRDQGMKSMQATQAAPDPFGLLGLLSVIRMSDPDLTSLALGIDLTTLGLNLNSAENLHKTFGSPWSDEPAKGDPEFSVPQCYYAKQPPALHQGYFLKFQVETLFYIFYSMPKDEAQLYAANELYNRGWFFHREHRLWFIRVANMEPLVKTNTYERGSYLCFDPNTWESVRKDNFVLYYELLEKKPPLPQH, from the exons ATGTCGGGGTTACTCAAT TCTTCTCTCAATGGATCAACTTCAAACCTTCAAGATAGCAATGGGAGATCTTTTGCGACATCTTTTTCAGCTCAATCTGGTGCAGCATCTCCTGTTTTTCATCACAGTG GAAGTATTCAAGGCTTACACAATATTCATGGGAGCTTTAACGTTCCCAACATGCCTGGAACACTTGCATCAAGAAACTCAACAATAAACAGTGTTCCTTCTGGTGGGGTTCAACAACCTACTGGAAACCTTTCCAGTGGACGATATGCATCAAATAGTCTTCCAGTTGCACTTTCTCAG ATATCTCATGGGAGCTCACATGGACATTCAGGAGTCGCAAATAGAGGAGGTATAAGCGTTGTAGGAAGCCCTGGATATAGTAGTAGCACCAATGGAGTTGGTGGTTCTATTCCTGGAATTCTCCCTACCTCTGCAGCAATTGCTAACCGGAGTGCTGTCCCAGGACTGGGAGTATCTCCAATATTGGGAAATGCAGGTCCTCGGATTACGAGTTCAATGGGAAACATAGTTGGTGGAGGCAACATTGGGAGGAGCATTAGCTCTGGTGGAGGATTATCTGTGCCCGGTATTGCTTCTCGCTTAAATTTAGCTGCAAATAGTGGATCGGGAAGTTTAAATGTCCAAGGACCAAATAGATTAATGAGTGGTGTGCTTCAGCAAG CATCTCCACAGGTGATTTCTATGCTAGGAAATTCCTATCCTTCTGCTGGAGGTCCATTATCTCAAGGCCATGTCCAAACAGTCAATAATCTGAGCTCGATGGGGATGTTGAATGACGTGAACTCCAATGAAAATTCCCCCTTTGATATTAATGATTTCCCTCAGTTGACAAGTCGACCTAGTTCTTCTGGAGGACCTCAAGGACAATTGG GTTCCCTGAGAAAACAAGGTCTTGGAGTTAGTCCTATTGTTCAACAGAATCAAGAGTTCAGCATCCAAAATGAGGATTTTCCAGCTTTACCGGGATTTAAAG GTGGTAATGCTGATTATGCTATGGATTTGCACCAGAAAGAACAATTTCATGACAATACTGTATCTATGATGCAATCTCAGCACTTCTCT ATGGGAAGATCTGCTGGGTTCAACTTGGGGGGATCATACTCCTCTCATCGTCCACAGCAACAACAGCAACATGCTCCTGCAGTCAGTAGTAGTGGTGTCTCCTTTTCACCAGTAAACAATCAGGATCTCCTTCATTTGCATGGCTCAGATATCTTCCCATCTTCTCACTCAACCTATCACTCACAG ACAAGTGGACCTCCTGGTATTGGATTAAGACCTTTAAATTCTCCAAATACTGTTTCTGGTATGGGGTCATATGACCAGCTTATCCAGCAATATCAACAACACCAGAACCAGTCCCAATTTCGCTTGCAACAAATGTCAGCTGTTAGTCAGGCATTTAGGGATCAGGGCATGAAGTCGATGCAGGCTACACAAGCTGCTCCGGATCCATTTGGTTTGCTTGGCTTGTTAAGTGTAATAAGGATGAGTGACCCTGATTTGACATCTCTTGCCCTTGGAATTGATCTAACAACACTTGGGTTGAACTTGAACTCGGCCGAAAATCTTCACAAGACTTTTGGTTCCCCGTGGTCTGACGAGCCAGCCAAAGGAGATCCAGAGTTCAGCGTGCCTCAGTGTTATTATGCTAAACAACCACCTGCTCTACAT CAAGGTTACTTCTTGAAGTTCCAGGTGGAgacattgttttatattttctatag CATGCCGAAAGACGAAGCCCAATTATATGCTGCAAATGAACT CTACAACCGAGGCTGGTTTTTCCACAGAGAGCACCGGCTGTGGTTCATAAGGGTTGCTAACATGGAGCCACTTGTTAAGACAAACACATATGAGAGAGGATCTTATCTTTGTTTTGACCCAAACACATGGGAGTCAGTCCGAAAG GATAATTTCGTTCTCTATTATGAACTGTTGGAAAAGAAACCACCTCTACCGCAACATTAA